The genomic region CCCCGAAAGCTCGGACTCGGAATTCACCTGGGAGAATTTCCAGCAATCCACCAACAAGGATCTGGCCGATGTGCTGGGCAATTTTGTCAGCCGCATCACCAAGTTCTGCCGCGCCAAGTTTGGCGAAACGGTGCCCGAGGGCGGTGAATACGGCGAACAGGAACTGGCGCTGATCGCCGAGCTGACCACCCGCATCCGCGCCTATGAGGCCCAGATGGAAGCCATCGAGGTGCGCAAGTCAGCCCAGGAACTGCGCGCGATCTGGGCGGCAGGTAATGAGTACCTGCAAAGTACCGCGCCCTGGTCAACCTTCAAGAGTGATCCGGTCAAGGCTGCTACTCAGGTGCGCATGGGGCTGAACCTGATCCGTCTCTATGCGGTGCTCAGCGCACCGTTCATCCCCACCGCCGCCGCCAGCATGCTCAGCGCCATGAACACGCTGGACACCAGCTGGCCCGAAGATGTCGCAGCGGCGCTCAACGCCCTGCCCGCTGGCCATGATTTTGCGGTGCCCGAGGTGCTGTTTGCCAAGATCACCGATGACCAGCGCGAGGACTGGCAGCAGCGGTTTTCCGGAGTCCGTGACTGACCGCCAAGCGCCCCACCAGAACAACAATCAGCGCATCCCTTTGGGGGTGCGTTTTTGTTTGCGCAGCTCGAAATATCCCCGCCAGTGAAGGGGATACCATCCTTGCTCCCCCCCAGCAGCCTGCCGCCGCAGCAACCACAGATGATGCAACCTCCTGTAGAAAGTTATATCTGACTGAAAAACTCAGGTTGACATACCTGAGTAAATAAATCAGGTTAGCGACACTCCAGCCAGCCTGCTTGAATTCAGGTCAGCCCGCACCAGAAACAACCGTTTAGATCGCCTCATGCCGCACAGTGTTTCTTCAGGTCAAAAGCCGCACCCAATCGCGCCGATCCAGCAGCCGCCGGATCCGCTTTGGTCGCAGGCGCTGTCTGAACCGGAAACCCTGTCTGGTTTTTGCCTGGAATGGATCCAGGACCGGGCGGATATCAACAAAGGGCGACCCTGATGAACATGCACGTAGCCGAAGTGGCCATTCCCACCGCGGAAGTTTTCCCGACTTATCACGCCGAAGAGCTGACCCGCGGCGGCATCCAGGCCCGGATTCTGCTGAACGGTCAGATCTACAGTCTGCGCATCACCCGCGCCGGAAAATTGATCCTGACGAAATAAGCCACATCGCATCGTGGAGCCGCCGAAGTTGGCACGCTCTTCGCCCTATAGAGGCAACCGCCCTGAGCCATCTGCAGCCCGGCGCCGCGCCTCCACCAGACCTCACGAATACTCTTCCACAAGGACTTACTTTGATGAAATCACTGACACTTGCAGGCACGGCTCTGACGGTTTTTGCCGCCGGAACCACGGCTCTTCTGGCCGCTGACAAAGCTGCAGTTCTGGAGAATT from Parasedimentitalea psychrophila harbors:
- the hemP gene encoding hemin uptake protein HemP, whose protein sequence is MNMHVAEVAIPTAEVFPTYHAEELTRGGIQARILLNGQIYSLRITRAGKLILTK